A stretch of Plutella xylostella chromosome 10, ilPluXylo3.1, whole genome shotgun sequence DNA encodes these proteins:
- the LOC105390138 gene encoding probable tRNA (uracil-O(2)-)-methyltransferase, which yields MSGCKITASSMSDDGFWAAINILINKPHVVNKRLWGCKVICKQTCSPLLNPWLPSVCPRVDSLKDTEAVMECILSKLRLQSTLIMDGQPVEVTLIELLPKSYSEPHALQLVCQNRGDSIVYFFDVTPMGITQTLSPDFSFSVQLKEKNIFLKAECDEDSKSFQWLSETILPQLIKWGEETGARDPNKQESLSLVSNENYYRKYNELKTKYGKEMVKIWPECTDPSKFVYEDVAIATYLLLLWEDERQIQGTVEKQTFVDLGCGNGLLVYILAMEGHGGVGIDIRKRNIWDIYPSNVVLEEKTVTPSDLNLFPSTDWIIGNHSDELTPWIPVVAARSSYTCNFFLLPCCAYNFDGSKYQRQNSSKSQYTEYLDYIKKLCQECGFRTDTDRLKIPSTKRICLVGRGRTYPEEDHSKYCYSIQKLININPAKSDEKTENWISDFKAREPVERVRNCTKIDKNLIVSIVDCIAQYLMKELDTDVRWSPGRSVDLTELVQLIPSDQLKSLKSECGGLQTLLKNHHHIFKVQGGKVQLRHPKSVDEINNEMKSKKSKVQKIQLQQKPCWFFSNHPQGCPLSDKTCSFLHENKRI from the exons ATGTCTGGTTGCAAAATTACTGCTTCTTCGATGTCTGATGATGGGTTCTGGGCTGCCATCAATATATTGATAAACAAACCTCACGTTGTGAATAAGAGGTTATGGGGTTGCAAAGTTATTTGTAAACAAACTTGCTCTCCTTTACTGAATCCCTGGCTACCTTCAGTATGTCCTAGAGTAGACTCATTAAAAGATACTGAAGCAGTTATGGAATGTATACTGAGTAAATTAAGACTACAAAGTACTCTCATAATGGATGGCCAACCTGTTGAAGTTACGCTTATTGAGTTACTCCCAAAAAGCTACAGTGAGCCACATGCGTTGCAGCTGGTGTGCCAAAACAGAGGGGATTCCATTGTCTACTTTTTTGATGTCACGCCAATGGGCATAACACAAACATTAAGTCcagattttagtttttctgtacaattgaaagagaaaaatatattcttaAAAGCTGAATgtg ATGAAGATTCAAAATCATTTCAGTGGCTGAGTGAGACCATTCTACCGCAGTTAATAAAATGGGGAGAGGAAACTGGTGCTAGGGACCCCAACAAACAAGAATCTTTATCCTTAGTGTCCAATGAAAACTATTacagaaaatataatgaacTCAAGACTAAATATGGCAAGGAAATGGTTAAA ATTTGGCCAGAATGCACAGACCCATCAAAATTTGTTTATGAAGATGTGGCCATCGCCACCTACTTGCTCCTGCTCTGGGAGGATGAGAGGCAAATACAAGGAACAGTTGAGAAGCAAACATTTGTAGATCTCGGCTGTGGGAATGGCCTGCTGGTCTACATACTGGCCATGGAGGGCCACGGGGGTGTTGGCATTGACATAAGGAAGAGGAACATCTGGGATATTTATCCCAGTAATGTTGTTCTAGAG gaaAAAACAGTGACTCCTTCAGATTTGAATCTATTTCCGAGTACTGATTGGATAATTGGCAACCACTCAGATGAGCTGACTCCGTGGATCCCTGTGGTGGCGGCCAGGAGCTCCTATACCTGCAACTTCTTCCTACTTCCATGCTGTGCTTACAATTTTGATGGCAGTAAATATCAAAGGCAAAATTCTTCTAAAAGCCAGTACACAGAATATCTAGACTACATCAAGAAGTTGTGTCAAGAATGCGGCTTTAGAACTGATACTGATAGATTGAAGATACCCAGTACTAAGAGAATTTGTCTAGTTGGCAGAGGCAGAACTTATCCTGAAGAGGACCATAGTAAATATTGCTACAGTATACAGAAACTAATCAATATAAATCCTGCAAAATCTGATGAAAAGACAGAAAATTGGATAAGTGACTTCAAGGCTAGAGAGCCTGTAGAAAGAGTTAGAAATTGCACTAAAATTGATAAAAACCTCATTGTGAGTATAGTAGATTGTATAGCCCAGTATCTGATGAAAGAACTGGATACAGATGTAAGGTGGTCTCCTGGTAGAAGTGTTGATTTAACAGAATTAGTTCAGTTAATACCATCAGATCAGCTGAAATCTCTCAAATCTGAATGTGGTGGTCTACAgactttattaaaaaatcatcatcacattTTCAAAGTACAAGGAGGAAAGGTGCAACTTCGCCATCCCAAAAGTGTTGATGAAATAaacaatgaaatgaaatcaaaGAAATCTAAAGTGCAAAAAATCCAACTCCAACAAAAACCATGCTGGTTTTTCAGCAATCACCCACAAGGATGCCCACTGTCTGACAAAACTTGTAGCTTTTtacatgaaaataaaagaatttaa